A stretch of Andreesenia angusta DNA encodes these proteins:
- a CDS encoding tetratricopeptide repeat protein produces MDVKKLAESLLKTGLEQKRKGNLDQAAEDFTEGVANDPTNASIHYELGKIQFLRGDYGISLSAYLAYTHLQLKKRESQLSGELDFPEEEKALSEDFYNSLPEEVKKSLPRKSASYILEDGDICNHVAHSYFGSQKIEDPDIVENFKLYYSTLVGSNLVQMTIEQFGFSMEKFNQMNLDIFIPNGRMILLDNIAWDRLDEDDVVRIYF; encoded by the coding sequence TTGGACGTAAAGAAACTGGCCGAATCGCTTTTGAAAACCGGACTAGAGCAAAAGAGAAAGGGAAATCTAGACCAGGCAGCCGAAGACTTCACTGAAGGAGTTGCAAACGACCCGACTAATGCGAGCATCCACTATGAGCTGGGGAAAATACAGTTTTTAAGAGGTGACTACGGCATCTCGCTAAGCGCTTACCTTGCATATACGCACCTTCAGCTTAAAAAGAGGGAATCCCAGTTGTCTGGAGAACTGGACTTTCCCGAAGAGGAGAAAGCTCTCTCTGAGGATTTCTACAACAGCCTTCCAGAAGAGGTGAAGAAATCTCTTCCTAGAAAGTCCGCTTCATATATACTCGAGGATGGAGACATCTGCAACCACGTCGCACACTCCTACTTTGGCAGCCAAAAAATAGAAGATCCTGATATTGTGGAGAACTTCAAACTATACTATTCAACTCTAGTTGGATCTAATCTAGTGCAGATGACTATAGAACAGTTTGGCTTTTCCATGGAGAAGTTCAATCAGATGAATCTAGACATATTCATTCCAAACGGGCGTATGATACTCCTAGACAATATCGCCTGGGACAGACTTGACGAAGATGACGTCGTACGCATATATTTCTAA
- a CDS encoding AI-2E family transporter, translating into MKISNSIKRYFPVMGLIIFTLLSIELLRNFQLVSEKILGLVSIVEPFIYSFIIAYVLNPIVKLFERVYGGKRVASVLSTYLALGLLVVMVAVYVFPKIWGNIYDLYINFPMIVREVREWSIGIGNNEKVRTVLALGGIDDLRADAIFLKLSEYIQSYSAYMIKATVSTTVKFGKWIFGLIVSIYVLVYKEYYKAFFIKIMLKFFGKRKSRKFFRLSRTIHKMIGMYIGTKALDSMIIGGIALVGLLIMDSPFAFLLSFIVFVTNMVPYFGPFVGMAVTSTVHLFYSVELAVTSLVFLFLVQQFDAWFLDPKMIGNKVGLNPFLVIFAVTIGGGLYGPIGMLLATPVMATIKIYLDIFLKRREVLR; encoded by the coding sequence TTGAAAATATCAAACTCAATCAAGCGTTACTTCCCTGTAATGGGGCTTATAATCTTTACGCTTTTATCTATAGAGCTGCTCAGGAACTTTCAGCTTGTGTCGGAAAAAATTCTGGGGCTAGTTTCCATAGTCGAGCCTTTTATCTACTCTTTTATAATAGCTTATGTGCTCAACCCTATAGTGAAGCTGTTTGAAAGAGTTTACGGAGGGAAACGGGTTGCGAGTGTACTTTCGACTTATTTAGCCTTGGGGCTGCTAGTCGTCATGGTAGCTGTATACGTTTTTCCCAAGATATGGGGAAACATATACGACCTCTACATCAACTTCCCAATGATAGTGCGAGAGGTGCGGGAGTGGAGCATAGGGATAGGGAACAACGAGAAAGTCAGGACAGTGCTGGCTCTCGGAGGAATAGATGACCTAAGGGCCGATGCGATATTTCTGAAGCTGTCGGAGTATATACAGTCATACTCCGCTTATATGATAAAGGCTACTGTTTCCACAACGGTGAAGTTTGGGAAGTGGATATTTGGGCTGATAGTCTCTATATACGTACTTGTATACAAGGAGTACTACAAGGCCTTCTTTATAAAGATAATGCTCAAGTTTTTCGGCAAGAGAAAGAGCAGAAAGTTTTTCAGGCTCTCGAGGACTATACACAAGATGATAGGCATGTATATAGGCACTAAGGCGCTGGACTCGATGATAATAGGCGGGATAGCATTAGTTGGGCTTTTGATTATGGATTCGCCGTTTGCGTTCCTGCTTTCCTTTATAGTCTTCGTAACCAACATGGTGCCTTACTTTGGGCCTTTTGTGGGAATGGCTGTAACTTCAACTGTACACTTGTTTTACAGCGTAGAGCTTGCGGTGACTTCACTTGTGTTTCTATTTCTTGTGCAGCAGTTCGACGCCTGGTTTCTTGATCCTAAGATGATCGGAAACAAAGTTGGGCTGAACCCGTTTCTAGTTATTTTCGCAGTCACTATAGGGGGAGGGCTCTACGGGCCGATAGGGATGCTTTTAGCTACCCCTGTGATGGCCACTATAAAGATATATCTGGATATATTTTTAAAGAGAAGAGAGGTCTTAAGGTGA
- a CDS encoding S-layer homology domain-containing protein gives MKKAVLLIGITALIASSSSYAGDVFYHSSYISGYPDGTFGPDNGLTRAEVAKIMVTSNELELALGSGFYDVEDGHWASPYISTAKLRGYINGNDDGSYRPDSNITRAEFASIVYRSIEWYVPEDLKKDKNLAFSDIKNHWGKVHINVLGKLGVIRGAGDGKFSPDDLITRAEAVTIINRVQGRLPDNEKIDKMVKPLYRDKDISKHWGYHDIMEASVDHEFYVIGDSEKNQREFWTKFYF, from the coding sequence ATGAAAAAAGCGGTCCTGCTTATCGGAATAACGGCTTTAATTGCATCTTCAAGTTCGTATGCTGGAGATGTCTTCTACCACAGCTCTTATATAAGCGGATACCCTGACGGCACTTTTGGACCCGACAATGGGCTTACGAGAGCTGAGGTGGCAAAGATAATGGTGACTTCAAACGAGCTGGAGCTGGCTCTTGGGAGCGGCTTTTACGATGTAGAGGATGGCCACTGGGCAAGCCCGTATATAAGTACGGCCAAGCTAAGAGGCTATATAAACGGGAACGATGACGGGAGTTACAGACCTGATTCGAACATAACTAGGGCTGAATTCGCCTCTATAGTGTACAGAAGCATAGAATGGTATGTTCCAGAAGACCTCAAAAAAGACAAGAACTTGGCCTTTAGCGACATAAAAAATCATTGGGGGAAGGTGCATATAAACGTGCTTGGAAAGCTTGGGGTCATAAGAGGAGCTGGAGACGGAAAGTTCAGCCCAGATGATCTTATTACAAGGGCGGAAGCTGTGACTATAATAAACAGGGTTCAAGGAAGGCTTCCGGACAATGAGAAGATAGACAAGATGGTAAAGCCGCTTTACAGAGACAAGGACATCTCCAAACATTGGGGGTATCACGACATAATGGAGGCTTCTGTAGATCATGAATTTTATGTAATCGGAGACAGCGAAAAAAATCAGAGGGAGTTTTGGACCAAGTTTTACTTCTAG
- a CDS encoding S-layer homology domain-containing protein, whose protein sequence is MAKGVWAFSGLALGILLMGSPVAAEPQLQLEAGETVESEIEVSDSQLEVFVEVDGTVYFRRYDKADGLWTLNSEERVKLHSKGLLEPEKLEKSSELGSLVKNYLESKGYDLKDLPSRVDYSDSKHIPPTGEQLGNSCVGWAVGYYLRTFQEGKEQGWDIVKDGKVDNDRIFSPYFIYNQINGGTDNGSTLQDAGKLLKNVGAATVSDFSDPEGFEVKPSYDVVRKGYKYRIKDYYNLFGRNDAAETKLGNLKEYLLTGDLPVVGIDAGYSWEQPHLDENGNHIVLSDESYIGGHAVVVVGYDDEFPTPDGTGAFKVLNSWGTEWGSGGYSYVSYEAMAEDTISGVAYTDLERFYVENEHIPYVSGYVDGTFKPDRFITRSETVKLIVSSSGDEVQSGDQFNDVGESHWASGEIYTAFQKGYISGYPDGSFRPDVPVTRAEFATIVYGSMGQSIPKGGDYLITKYFYDSLDMWSTRRVNTLGTMGLINGYPDGSFRPDDYVSRAEAVVILNRVKERVGDKGFIDRIEGVQYEDIVTRNSKHWAYYDILEASVDHIFLYELDGKRELKETWRSAN, encoded by the coding sequence ATGGCAAAGGGAGTTTGGGCGTTTTCAGGTTTGGCTTTAGGCATACTGCTCATGGGGAGTCCTGTGGCTGCGGAGCCTCAGCTTCAGCTGGAAGCGGGAGAGACTGTAGAGAGTGAGATAGAGGTTTCTGACAGCCAGCTTGAGGTTTTTGTAGAAGTGGATGGCACGGTCTACTTTAGAAGATACGATAAAGCTGACGGCCTCTGGACCTTGAACAGCGAAGAAAGAGTCAAATTACACAGTAAAGGACTACTTGAGCCGGAGAAGCTGGAGAAGTCTTCGGAGCTTGGATCTCTGGTCAAAAACTACCTTGAGAGCAAAGGCTACGACTTAAAGGACCTCCCATCCAGAGTAGATTACTCTGACTCGAAACATATACCTCCGACTGGAGAGCAGCTTGGGAATAGCTGTGTCGGATGGGCTGTGGGCTACTACTTGAGAACCTTCCAAGAAGGGAAAGAGCAAGGCTGGGATATAGTCAAAGACGGTAAAGTGGACAACGACAGGATATTCTCTCCCTACTTTATATACAACCAGATAAACGGTGGAACAGACAATGGATCTACGCTCCAAGACGCGGGCAAGCTTTTGAAAAATGTAGGAGCTGCCACTGTATCTGATTTTTCAGATCCTGAGGGCTTTGAAGTCAAGCCAAGTTACGACGTAGTCAGAAAGGGATACAAGTACAGAATAAAAGACTACTACAATCTATTTGGACGGAACGACGCTGCTGAAACAAAGCTGGGAAATCTCAAGGAGTATCTGCTCACAGGGGATCTGCCGGTAGTTGGGATAGATGCAGGCTACAGCTGGGAGCAGCCCCACCTAGATGAAAATGGAAACCATATAGTGCTTTCAGACGAATCATATATAGGGGGCCATGCCGTTGTAGTGGTGGGATATGACGATGAGTTTCCGACGCCGGATGGAACCGGGGCGTTCAAAGTGCTGAACTCATGGGGCACCGAATGGGGAAGCGGAGGATATTCATATGTCAGCTATGAAGCTATGGCTGAAGACACCATAAGCGGGGTGGCATATACAGACCTAGAGAGGTTCTATGTGGAAAATGAGCATATCCCATATGTCAGCGGGTATGTAGACGGGACTTTCAAGCCAGACCGATTTATAACAAGGTCAGAGACGGTGAAGCTCATAGTCTCTTCCTCTGGAGATGAAGTCCAGTCGGGAGATCAGTTTAACGATGTAGGGGAAAGCCACTGGGCAAGTGGCGAGATATATACGGCTTTTCAAAAGGGCTATATATCAGGTTACCCAGACGGAAGTTTCAGGCCTGACGTGCCCGTCACAAGAGCTGAGTTTGCGACAATTGTATATGGAAGCATGGGGCAGAGCATACCGAAAGGCGGGGACTACTTGATAACCAAGTACTTCTACGACAGCTTGGACATGTGGAGCACCAGGCGGGTAAATACACTGGGGACTATGGGGCTTATAAACGGCTACCCGGATGGAAGTTTTAGGCCTGACGACTACGTTTCGAGAGCTGAGGCGGTTGTGATACTCAACAGGGTAAAAGAGCGAGTCGGAGACAAGGGCTTTATAGACAGGATAGAGGGTGTTCAGTACGAGGATATAGTCACAAGGAACTCGAAACACTGGGCTTACTACGACATCTTAGAAGCTTCAGTAGATCATATTTTTCTCTACGAGCTTGACGGAAAAAGGGAATTGAAAGAGACTTGGAGAAGCGCAAATTAA